The following coding sequences lie in one Pectobacterium sp. A5351 genomic window:
- a CDS encoding glycine cleavage system transcriptional repressor, which translates to MLPSSQEYYLVITALGVDRPGIVNAITRHVSSCGCNIEDSRLAMLGKEFTFIMLLSGSWNAITLIESTLPLKGAEMDLLIVMKRTESQASQPTPSTVWVKVDVADSPHIIERFTDLFDSHQLNIAELVSKTQPAEGDKPPQLYIQIAAHSSATLDSSIIEPAFHQLCTELNAQGSISVVNYAQ; encoded by the coding sequence ATGTTGCCAAGCTCACAAGAATACTATCTGGTTATTACCGCACTGGGGGTGGATCGCCCTGGTATTGTCAATGCGATTACCCGCCACGTCAGCAGCTGTGGCTGCAATATCGAAGATAGCCGTCTTGCTATGCTGGGCAAAGAGTTCACCTTCATTATGTTGCTGTCCGGTAGCTGGAACGCGATAACGCTGATCGAATCAACCCTGCCGCTGAAAGGCGCGGAGATGGATTTGCTGATCGTGATGAAGCGCACGGAGTCACAGGCTAGCCAGCCAACGCCCTCTACCGTCTGGGTGAAAGTTGACGTTGCCGACTCCCCTCACATCATTGAGCGCTTTACCGATTTGTTCGATTCTCACCAGTTAAACATTGCTGAGCTGGTGTCAAAAACCCAGCCCGCCGAGGGTGACAAGCCGCCGCAACTGTACATTCAGATTGCCGCACACAGTTCTGCTACGCTGGATAGCTCAATTATTGAGCCAGCCTTTCATCAGCTATGTACAGAATTGAACGCACAAGGCAGTATTAGCGTCGTTAACTATGCCCAGTAA
- the bcp gene encoding thioredoxin-dependent thiol peroxidase — MNTLKAGDTAPKFSLPDQDGEQVNLTDFQGQKVLVYFYPKAMTPGCTVQACGLRDNMDDLKKHGVEVLGISTDKPEKLSRFVEKEVLNFTLLSDEDHQVSEGFGVWGEKTFMGKTYDGIHRISFLIDENGKVEKVFDDFKTSNHHDIVLDYLKNA; from the coding sequence ATGAACACACTGAAAGCCGGTGATACAGCACCGAAATTTAGCTTGCCCGACCAGGATGGCGAACAAGTAAATTTAACCGACTTCCAGGGACAGAAAGTGTTGGTGTATTTCTACCCTAAAGCGATGACGCCAGGATGCACCGTTCAAGCCTGCGGTCTGCGCGACAACATGGACGATCTGAAAAAACATGGCGTTGAAGTTCTCGGTATCAGCACGGACAAACCAGAAAAGCTGTCCCGTTTCGTCGAGAAAGAAGTCTTAAATTTCACGCTGCTTTCTGATGAAGATCATCAGGTTTCAGAAGGATTTGGCGTTTGGGGAGAAAAAACCTTCATGGGGAAAACCTATGACGGTATTCATCGCATCAGTTTCCTGATCGATGAAAACGGCAAGGTAGAGAAGGTGTTTGACGACTTCAAAACCAGCAACCACCACGACATCGTTCTCGATTACCTGAAAAACGCCTGA
- a CDS encoding AAA family ATPase: MKTVTRSDHLSHIVIEGYKSIASCDLHMGCLNVLIGANGAGKSNFISFFRLIATLLDQRLQLLISKSGGPDALLHFGRKKTDVLKGELYFGNNGYKFALEPTNDNRMMFQREALWWNLNGDNGVNSGHFESVAEQHRSNIKKYTLPAMRRWRVYHFHDTSESARVKQIHRINDNDYLRENGANLAAFLFRLQKNHTEHYQRIVKTIQMVAPFFGDFYLRATPDNPESIQLEWVEKDQDIPFKAHELSDGTLRFILLATVLLQPEIYMPSAIIIDEPELGLHPYAISVLAALIRSASEQHQLIVSTQSVELVNEFEAEDLIVVDKHLGASTFKRLDQNTLQEWLEDYSLGELWKKNILGGRPQR, translated from the coding sequence ATGAAAACGGTAACCAGAAGCGATCATCTAAGCCATATAGTAATTGAAGGATATAAATCAATTGCTAGCTGCGATCTGCATATGGGCTGCCTGAATGTGCTGATTGGCGCAAATGGTGCCGGGAAATCGAATTTCATTAGCTTTTTCCGACTCATCGCCACGTTATTGGATCAGCGGTTACAACTGTTAATCAGTAAGTCTGGTGGCCCTGATGCGTTATTACATTTTGGCCGTAAAAAAACAGACGTGCTGAAAGGCGAACTCTATTTCGGAAATAACGGTTATAAATTCGCACTGGAACCCACCAACGATAACCGTATGATGTTCCAGCGAGAGGCGTTATGGTGGAACCTTAATGGCGATAATGGCGTTAACTCAGGGCATTTTGAATCCGTAGCCGAGCAACATCGTTCAAATATAAAAAAATACACGCTCCCTGCTATGCGTCGCTGGCGTGTTTATCATTTTCATGACACCAGCGAAAGCGCCAGAGTTAAACAAATCCACCGTATTAATGATAATGACTATTTGCGGGAAAACGGTGCCAATCTGGCTGCATTTCTATTTCGTCTGCAAAAAAATCACACCGAACACTACCAACGTATCGTAAAAACGATCCAAATGGTCGCGCCCTTTTTTGGTGATTTTTATCTCCGAGCGACGCCGGATAACCCCGAAAGCATTCAACTCGAATGGGTCGAAAAAGATCAGGACATTCCCTTTAAAGCCCATGAATTGTCAGATGGTACACTGCGTTTTATTCTCTTGGCGACGGTGTTACTGCAACCTGAAATATATATGCCCAGTGCCATCATTATCGATGAGCCGGAATTAGGTTTGCACCCCTATGCTATCAGCGTACTCGCTGCACTCATCAGAAGTGCGAGTGAACAACATCAACTCATTGTTTCAACACAATCTGTTGAGCTGGTTAATGAATTCGAAGCCGAAGATCTTATCGTAGTAGATAAACACCTTGGTGCATCTACATTTAAACGTTTGGATCAGAACACACTGCAAGAGTGGCTGGAAGATTACAGTCTGGGAGAACTGTGGAAGAAAAACATACTCGGCGGGAGGCCACAGAGATAA
- a CDS encoding DUF4276 family protein, translated as MIRIKVFVEGQTEETFVRDTLAPYFTPQGVYLDAILAQTSRGHKGGIVSYGKVKHQITKLCQHDKKAWVTTLIDYYGLPTDFPKVGQGKPINGDIYSWIEDLENAFDADIAQPNFIPNFLLHEFEALLFCDPEKFADWLEDKRRITELNNIKLAFDSPECINNSPQTAPSKRILAAIPKYQKTLHGPLIAADIGLDTIRRQCPHFAGWLQRLEALKPSHS; from the coding sequence ATGATCAGGATAAAGGTATTTGTTGAGGGACAAACGGAAGAGACATTTGTCCGCGATACGTTGGCACCTTACTTTACACCGCAGGGCGTTTACCTTGACGCGATTCTGGCGCAAACCAGTCGGGGACATAAAGGTGGCATCGTCAGCTATGGAAAAGTAAAACATCAAATTACCAAACTTTGTCAGCACGATAAGAAAGCCTGGGTGACAACGTTAATTGATTATTATGGTTTACCGACAGATTTCCCTAAGGTTGGACAGGGAAAACCCATTAACGGTGATATTTATTCATGGATCGAGGATTTGGAAAACGCCTTTGATGCCGATATTGCTCAGCCTAATTTTATCCCTAATTTTTTATTACATGAATTTGAAGCGTTGTTATTTTGCGACCCAGAAAAATTCGCAGATTGGCTTGAGGACAAAAGACGGATAACAGAACTTAACAATATTAAACTCGCCTTTGATTCTCCTGAATGTATTAACAATAGCCCACAAACGGCACCATCAAAACGTATTCTGGCGGCAATACCAAAATATCAAAAGACACTACATGGGCCACTGATTGCCGCTGATATCGGGTTGGATACGATTCGACGGCAATGTCCTCACTTTGCAGGCTGGCTACAGCGTCTGGAAGCATTGAAACCGTCTCATTCCTGA